The genomic region ttgattaatatctgcaagtttaacagttgaagaaggcactatcaagtattgttgtcaaaagcagaaagaattgtgtgaagataagattatcctaatcaaatcttcaaggtggagattattggaacccaccattctttgaaaagtcaaatggggtgggcaccgaaagtagaaagtaatattggttggcaagttgggttaaaagttggcatgggataattgcaattttggtccctaattgtatagggacattgcaagttgatccttgagcctcaactataaataggcctaaccatttcttactttcttcatcccataattgccattctctacttaaggcattattctctctctctatttgtaaatttcacttgtaatttttggagtgaaatatatttggtagtgctaGAAGACGTAGGCAAAATTctttgaacctcgttaaaattcggtgttctttattatttgttttgcatattttgtgaatgtgattgtagtgatttattgtgctattaaattacgatagagggatattctggctaggaaagacttggtatttaagtaatcttcgtgatctacctctctttcctgggaattgaacttggtgtgatttttcagtacaataattttactcttttacaCGCTTCCGCGCAACACCTGGAATCAGCTCTAGTTCCCAACGTTTCTCTTCATTGAATATTGCATGTTTCTTACTTCTTGGAAATGATACAGCTAAACATAAAGCAACATAGACAGATATGACAAGACAAATTGGTTACTTGAGATTTTAATCTACCAGAAGGATAAATTTCCCCTGTTTTAAAACCTGATTCAACCTCAAATCAGCCTAACTAACAACATTTGGTTCAACAAAAGAAACCAATAGTGTAATTTGACATATCCCATTTGTCCTTGATCATGAAAAAGATCAGAAACAAGAACAGTAATTTAACATGTGAATGAGAATGACTAATTGTATTTCTTTGATTGACCACTTCATACATGGACAAGAATATTAATGTtgagttaaataaataaaaaaaacgtCCCTTGAGTTCCCTActagaccaaaacattggtttAAATGAACATCAGTAGTTATAACTTACAATTACTTGTGTCATAAACAGAAGCAAACAAATTTTGGGGTCATTCCACCATAATTATAAGCGAAACTTCACATTCAATTTTCATGTAAAATCAATACCACAAAAAGGAAGAAACTTTACAAGAGAATGCAAAGAGaacccttttttcttttaattcgcCACTTTGATTCAATGAGCCACAACAACATCATTGTTTAGCACGTTAATCAACAAATTATCACCATTTCTATTACTTCTACTCTCACTATTCCTATCGCTCTCCCTAGATTCTAAACTTTGACTAGAAGCCTGAAAATTGACAAGCAAAATAGATTTGGGAGCCAAAAGCTTCTTCCTTTGGAGACAACATGAACCTCTATAGATCTTGCTAAGGAACCTTGGGATCTGATCAAAATCTGAAATTTGGATCTGGGTTTGGCTTGGACTCAAAGATGGGATCGAGTCAAGTCGAAATAGCTTGAGCTTGTTGGATCTGGCATTGATTTTGGAGTCCCTTAGTTGGGCTAAAGCTCCTGGCTTTAGATACCTGTGGAATGCTTCAGCCTTGAAGGATCTTGAAATGGATTTCATCTGGAAAATTTTGGGAAATTTAGATGGATACGGAACAGTGGAGTAAGTAGTAGATAGATATTTTTTTTGGATAAGAAAAAATGGGAGAGTTttataagggaaaagagaagtgTTTGAGAAGCGGGAAAATATGGGTGGGAAAATTGGAGAAATAGGGCTGAGAAAGAAAGAGAATGTTTTTAGGGCTTTGAAAAAGGTAGGGCGGGAAATCCATGCATAGTTGGACTGAATCACGTGATTTCTCTTGTTTATTAGAGATTTTAAGTAGCAAGAAAACAGGGTTAAGATTTTGGAAGTATGAGGTTTTGTTTATGTagaaataaaattattcaaaatctagtttttattttttattttttttttgtgctttattaaatttaaaatcaagTTGCATCGTATTTTAACattgaacaaaatttttacaatACTATTTTTTATCTACAATATTACCTTTTTTATCGAATATTAAACTTCACTTAATACGTTTGCATCAAGATTTAGAGATAAAAGAAAATTGAGTCAAGCAAGGAAATGAATCTTTAttttgtttggatattatatTTTGATGGAATATGGAAAATTAGAGGTTTTCATATATTGATCATAAgtctaattttaaaagaaaattctaggcTTGGATCTAGGCATCCAAACCACTCAAATGACTTGTTtactgtttaaaaataataaaaatactttttaaaaattttaatgataaaAATATGCAAGTAAATTGttcttatgttttttttttttaaacaacaaAATGGGTCAAGTAGAGGGACTTCAATACCTATGGTAGTCGTCGAAGCAATGATGAGGTAATGGCAAGGGGTGCATTTGCCAATATCCGCTTTGTTAACAAGCTCTTGAAGGGGGAGTTTAGCCCCAAGATAATTCATGTCCCAACAGGAGATAAACTCAATGTATATGATGCTGCAATGGTGCGTGTTAACATCAGTATTTAGAAATACATGACTTAAGCTTAGACCGTATTTAATAAATACGGAATATAATCTACTCGCAGAAGTACGAGGCCACCGGGCAGGACACTATTATCTTAGCTGGATCAGATTATGGAAGCGGCAGCTCACGAGATTGGGCGGCCAAAGGCCCAATGTTAGTGGTGCAAATACATCTAAATACCATGTTTTTTTGTTTCTAGCTCATCTCATCTATCAATATAATTCACCTTTCTTCCCCTTTGTTCAGGGAGTCAAAGCAGTGATTGCTAAGAGCTTCGAGAGAGAATCTGGTCGGTATGGGATCATAACATGTTGTTTCAAGGCTGGAGAGGATGCTGATACACTAGGATTAACAGGTCTCGAGCGCCATAAAATTCACCTACCAAGTAAAATCTGTGAGATAAGAGCAGGCCAAGATGTTACCATCACAACCGACACCAGAAAATCCTTCACATGTTCTGTCCGCTTCAATTCAAAGGTATGTCACGACTCAACAGTTATATGAAGAGAAAAGGGGAGGGTTTTTTGTCAAGCATTCAGGATTGGATTACTAGCTTTATGCATATAAATGTTGCTAACTTGCATGAGAATTAATCTGCAGGTGGAATTGGCTTTCTTTAATCATGGTGCAATACTTCCATTCATCATTCAAAACCTTAACAAGGAGTGAAGAACTTAGCTTCAAATCAGTAACCTCTCCACTTTGCAATCGACATTGCTTGACCTCTTTATAGGTTATTGGGGAGGGGGGGGGGGGCTTCTGCATATGATCACTAGCGGAGCAGAGAGGATTTGCATGTACCCCAaagcatttttttttaaatgaaaagaaGTGTGTTATACCATATATGTAAATCTTGAATATAGTTATTACAACACATTAATGTTGTTAAAATTCGTAAAAATCGCTGCTTCATTGTCTCTAGTTTCAATCAAATATGTACCGTAGAACAAATGTGCAACACCAAAAGTAACCTTGAAGCACATAAAGTAGTTTAAATTGCAAGTAAAGGCACCATGCTGAACAGTGAGACATAGCATATGGTTGAAGATAAAGGAGCAATGAAGCAAAAAGGATTAGAATCATTGAACAAATTCCTCTTTATTGCAATCATAATCAAAAGACCATGCACTTCATAAGGATATTGGAGAAAAGAAACATACAAGGAGGAGTAAAAACGGtccaattatgaatttatgtAAGTGCCTCAGCTCCAGCAACAATCTCCAGAATCTCACTGGTTATTTTTGCCTGTCGCTCCCGATTATAGACAATTGAAAGATTCTTCTTCAACTCAACTGCATTATCAGTAGCATTACTCATTGCATTCATCCTAGCCGCAAGCTCACTAGCCAACGATTCCTGCAATGCCCTCAAGATCTGACTGTTCAAATAAAGAGGTATCATGGCATCAAGAATTTGAACCGGATCTTGCTCGAACTGCATAAGAGGAGAAATTGGCCCTCCTTCCACCCTCACTTTATCCCTCTCCACAGCCAGCTTCCCTTCCTTGGTTGTCAACATAAACAACTCATCTTCCACAGCATCAACACAATTCCCATTCACATCAAAAACCTCCCCTCTCACCGACAAAGGAAGCAGAGTACGGATCACCGGATCCGACTTCACCAAAGATACAAACTTTGTGTACACAAGCTCAACCTTATCAACCTCTTCAGTAACAAACAATGAGAAAACATCATCAGCAATCATCTGAGCTTCTTTTGCAGTAGGAAACCCTACTCCTTCAACAAATCTTTCAACCGAAATATCATCTTTCCGACTAAAATAAGAATTACCCTTTTTTCCTACACTAATAACAGTGTAATCCAATCCAAGACCTTTCAAATCCGAAATCCGGGACTCAGCCTTTTTTATCACTGCACTGTTGAAACTACCACAAAGACCCCTATCACCAGTTATAACAACTAGAGCTACTTTCTTAACAAGCCTAATAACAGTTAAAGGACAATCAACATCGTCACATTGTAAACTTTCATTAATAGTGTAAAGTAACTCAACTAAAGCCTCAGTAAAAGGCCTACCGTTGATGACAGCTTCTTGAGCTCTCCTAACCTTTGCAGCAGCCACCAGCTTCATTGCTTCAGTGATTTTTTGAGTGCTTTTTACTGTTTCAATTCGTTTTCTGAGCTCACGAAGGCAGCAACGAATCCGAGTAAAGGGTGAAGGAGATTGAGAGAGGCTTTTTGGTGGTAATCTTTTAGAAAATTGGAAAAATAGGTTTTGGTTAAATTGATAAAAGAgtatatttttattggaatttgAAGGCTTTGATGAGACCCAAATAGGTAGATTTGATGAATACATTATTGAGAGAGGGGTTTTTGCAGGGTTTTGGGATTAAGCTTAGAATCCGATCAAAGTAACAAAAGATTGTTGTGGGGACTTTTTTCAGTTGTTGTAAGACTCTGTTTGGGCCTCTTTTATTAATAAATGAACCGAGTTTAGA from Gossypium arboreum isolate Shixiya-1 chromosome 1, ASM2569848v2, whole genome shotgun sequence harbors:
- the LOC108481990 gene encoding ATP synthase gamma chain, chloroplastic-like, with the translated sequence MYSSNLPIWVSSKPSNSNKNILFYQFNQNLFFQFSKRLPPKSLSQSPSPFTRIRCCLRELRKRIETVKSTQKITEAMKLVAAAKVRRAQEAVINGRPFTEALVELLYTINESLQCDDVDCPLTVIRLVKKVALVVITGDRGLCGSFNSAVIKKAESRISDLKGLGLDYTVISVGKKGNSYFSRKDDISVERFVEGVGFPTAKEAQMIADDVFSLFVTEEVDKVELVYTKFVSLVKSDPVIRTLLPLSVRGEVFDVNGNCVDAVEDELFMLTTKEGKLAVERDKVRVEGGPISPLMQFEQDPVQILDAMIPLYLNSQILRALQESLASELAARMNAMSNATDNAVELKKNLSIVYNRERQAKITSEILEIVAGAEALT
- the LOC108481385 gene encoding uncharacterized protein LOC108481385 — translated: MKSISRSFKAEAFHRYLKPGALAQLRDSKINARSNKLKLFRLDSIPSLSPSQTQIQISDFDQIPRFLSKIYRGSCCLQRKKLLAPKSILLVNFQASSQSLESRESDRNSESRSNRNGDNLLINVLNNDVVVAH
- the LOC108481386 gene encoding aconitate hydratase, cytoplasmic, which produces MGGKIGEIGLRKKENVFRALKKRDFNTYGSRRSNDEVMARGAFANIRFVNKLLKGEFSPKIIHVPTGDKLNVYDAAMKYEATGQDTIILAGSDYGSGSSRDWAAKGPMLVGVKAVIAKSFERESGRYGIITCCFKAGEDADTLGLTGLERHKIHLPSKICEIRAGQDVTITTDTRKSFTCSVRFNSKVELAFFNHGAILPFIIQNLNKE